Part of the Mycolicibacterium mengxianglii genome is shown below.
CGGCCAAATCGAACTGCTAGAGGCTGATCGACTGAGACTGTCCGAGGCGTACACGAAGGCCGGCGAGGGGCGGTCGTCTGATGCCTAGGCAGCGGATGGGGCCGGGTGAACATGGCCGGATCAGTGAAAGTGCCAGCGGCGGAATATTCTTCGCGTCGACGTACGTGCGCGACGGTGACGGGGTGCGGCGACGGGTGGAGCGGTCGAGCGCGAAGTCGATCGAGGACGCCCGACGACTCCTGCAACGGCATCTGAAACAGCGCCGAACTCCACTATCTGGCCAGGAGGTTACCGACCGCACCACGCTGGCCGAGTTGTTCGAACTGTGGATCGAGGCGAAGGCAGACGAGGATGGCGTGAGCGAACAGACAGCCGGTCAGTACCGGGCGGTCTGGGAGAAGCACGGCGCGGGCCAGCTCGGCGCTCTGACGGTGACGGAGTTGCCGACCAGCCGTGTCAATGCACACCTGAAACTGATGGGTGCGACCACACAGGCGAAGCGATTGCGGATGATCCTGAGAGGGATGTTCACTCTGGCGGTCGGTTTCGACGTTCTGGACGTAAACCCCGTCAGGGAAGCCAAGATCACCAAGACGGCTACGAAAACACCGAAGGCAGCGACGTCGGACCAGTTCCACCAGGTTCGGGCGGCGGTGCGGGCCTATTCGGAGAAACAGGGGCCGGGACCGCAGCCCGGTGCGCAGCTACTTGCGTTCGTCGATCTGTTGACGGCGACAGGGGCCAGACCCAACGAGGTGCTGGCGTTGCGGTGGTCCGATGTTGATCTTGATGCCGATCCCCCCACGGTGTCGATCACCGGGACCCTTATCGACCACGGCAGGATCGTTGGCAAGCCGCTGCACCGGCAGGACGTCAGGAAGGGCGCGGCACCGGCTCACACCGTGTTCCTCCCAGAGTTCGGCGTTGAGGCGCTGGCGGCCATCGAGGGCCGGCGGGGCACCGACGACCCGGTGTTCGCCAACCGGACGGGCGGGTGGATGTCGCTGGCCAATATGCGGCGGGCATTGCGCGCCGCGCTCCCAGAGGATCTGTCGTGGATCACTCCGCATTCATTCCGGCGCACCGTCGCCACGGTGGTCAGGAACGCTCACGGACCTGCTTTTGCGCAGCAGCAGCTGTCGCACGCGAAGCTCGACACCACCGAGAAGCACTATCTGGAACGGCAGACCCACGGCCCTGATGTACGGGCCACGCTGGATGCGTTCATGAGTGGTGGATGAAAGTAGCGGGAAAGTATCAACTGCGGGCGTGTCGACTGCTGCCGCTCAAGTTGTTTCCGCTGGTACTGAGTGCGCCCGAAGGGATTCGAACCCCTAACCTTCTGATCCGTAGTCAGATGCTCTATCCGTTGAGCTACGGGCGCTTGGTCGTACATATTCAGTTATATGGCGGAGGCGAGAGGATTTGAACCTCCGGTCCCGTTTAAGCGGGACAACTCATTAGCAGTGAGTCCCATTCGGCCGCTCTGGCACGCCTCCTTGAATGTCCTTGGAGATTACCGGACCCGCTTGGAGCACCGGAACCGCCGAGGAGGAAGCGTACATGGCCTCACATATGCTGACCAAATGACCGCCCGACTGCGCCCGTTGATGGCCGACCTTCCGGCCTACACGCCAGGCAAAACAGTTCCCGGCGCGATCAAGCTGGCCAGCAACGAAACCGTCGACGGACCGCTGCCCAGCGTGCTCGCTGCGATCGACAACGCCGCCAAGACGCTGAACCGCTACCCGGACAACGGCTACCTCGAACTCAAGGAACACCTGGCCAAGCACGTCGACTTCGCGCCGGAGAACATCGCCGCCGGCGCCGGTTCGGTGAGCCTGTGTCAGCAGCTGATCCAGATCACCGCCTCGGTGGGCGACGAGGTGATGTTCGGCTGGCGGGCCTTCGAGGTGTACCCGCTGCAGGTGCGTGTGGCCGGCGCCACCCCGATCCAGGTCCCGCTGAAAGATCACACCCACGATCTGGACGCGATGCTGGCCGCGGTCACCGACCGCACCCGGCTGATCTTCATCTGCAACCCCAACAATCCGACCTCCACGGTCGTCGACCCGGACAAGCTCGCCGCGTTTGTCGACGCCGTACCCAGCGATGTCCTGATCGCCATCGACGAGGCCTACGTCGAGTACGTCCGCGACGGGTTGGTACCCGACAGCCTGGGGCTGGTGCGCAGCCACTCCAACGTGGTGGTGCTGCGGACGTTCTCCAAGGCCTACGGACTGGCCGGCGCCCGCGTCGGTTACGCCGTCGGAGATCCGGAGATCATCACCGCGCTCGGCAAGGTCTACGTACCCTTCACCGCCACCAGCCTCAGCCAGGCCGCCGCCATCGCCTCGATCGACGCCGCCGAGGAACTGATGGCCCGCACCGACGCCGTCGTCGAGGAACGGACCAGGGTGGCGGCGGCGCTGCGCCACGCGGGGTATGAGCTGCCGGACTCACAAGCCAACTTCGTCTGGTTGCCGCTGGGGCCCGGCCGGACAGCCGATTTTGTGGAACAGGCCGCGAACGCCCGGCTCCTGGTACGGCCGTACGGCACTGACGGCGTACGGGTGACCATCGGGGCCCCGTACGAGAACGACGCCTTCCTGGAATTCGCCCAGGGCTGGATCTGAGGGGACCGTGTCCGATGCGTTCTGGACACACTGACAGCGCGTCTACCGCTGCGGCGAACGGCCGGTGAAGGCCAGCAGCCGCTCGAAAGCCGAAGCATCACTGCGAGTCTCGACGGGCTGGCCGAAGCCGGCGAATTCCCGGCCCTCCGGCGTGATGATGGCCTCGGCCTTGTCCAGCACGTACTGGGCCAGCGTGTCCGAGACGTCGAGTTCGCGGTCCATGGCCGCTGCGTAGTCCCAGCCGTGCACCAGGAACTCCAGCCCCAGGATGCTGACGGCAGCCGGCGCGGGGAACTCACCGGGCCCCAGCGACACCGTGCCGTCCAGCCCACGACGATGCCACGCATCCAGTGCCGACCGCGCCGCTGCGACGACCCGGCGGTCTACCGCGTCGTCGCCGTCGTCGTCCGGAAATTCGGCGCCGGCAGCGCCGCCGATCGCGGTGATGGACGAGACCAGGTGCTCAGTCAATCCGGCGATGTCGAACTCGCGGCACGGAGTCTGCCTGGACATATCCTCACGCGCAATGGGATGAATGGCGCTCAGCAGCACCGTCAGTGTGGCCTCCGCGCAAGCCAATTCGTCGATGGGTGGGGTGGACACCTGTTGGTAAGTCACGTCGGGCATGCTCCCCACGCTATGCCTGTCCCCCGACGGACTACCGTCGTCACCATGAAGGCGCTCGCAATCACGGCACTCGCTGCGGCGTGCGTCCTGTCCGGGTGCACCCGGACCGTCGACGGCACGGTGGCCCAGACCATCGAGCCACTGACGGTGGACGGCATGACGTGCGCGGAATTCTCCACACTCGGGGACAAGGACCGGATGACGGTGATCGACGAGGTTCTCCCCAAGGAGGACACGGGCAACCGACGGGTCTTCATCGTGGGGATGTCGCAGATGCTGTGCAAGATGGTGCCCGAGGCTCAGGTCAAGCAGGTACTGAACGGCTTCAACAGACCCTGACCGGGCAATACCCAACCAACCGGTTAGCCTGGCGACCATGGATGACGTCTACGAATCGGTCTCCGTCGAGATCAAGGACCGCGTGGCGCAGGTGACGCTGCTCGGCCCCGGCAAGGGCAATTCGATGGGCCCCGCGTTCTGGGCCGAACTTCCGGTGGTCTTCCGCGCACTGGATGCCGATCCGGGCGTACGGGCGATCGTGCTCACCGGTTCGGGCAAGCACTTCAGTTACGGCCTGGATCTGGCCGCCATGGGCGACACCCTCGGGCCGATGATGGCCGACGGGGCACTGGCCCGGCCGCGCGCCGACTTCCA
Proteins encoded:
- a CDS encoding tyrosine-type recombinase/integrase — translated: MPRQRMGPGEHGRISESASGGIFFASTYVRDGDGVRRRVERSSAKSIEDARRLLQRHLKQRRTPLSGQEVTDRTTLAELFELWIEAKADEDGVSEQTAGQYRAVWEKHGAGQLGALTVTELPTSRVNAHLKLMGATTQAKRLRMILRGMFTLAVGFDVLDVNPVREAKITKTATKTPKAATSDQFHQVRAAVRAYSEKQGPGPQPGAQLLAFVDLLTATGARPNEVLALRWSDVDLDADPPTVSITGTLIDHGRIVGKPLHRQDVRKGAAPAHTVFLPEFGVEALAAIEGRRGTDDPVFANRTGGWMSLANMRRALRAALPEDLSWITPHSFRRTVATVVRNAHGPAFAQQQLSHAKLDTTEKHYLERQTHGPDVRATLDAFMSGG
- the hisC gene encoding histidinol-phosphate transaminase: MTARLRPLMADLPAYTPGKTVPGAIKLASNETVDGPLPSVLAAIDNAAKTLNRYPDNGYLELKEHLAKHVDFAPENIAAGAGSVSLCQQLIQITASVGDEVMFGWRAFEVYPLQVRVAGATPIQVPLKDHTHDLDAMLAAVTDRTRLIFICNPNNPTSTVVDPDKLAAFVDAVPSDVLIAIDEAYVEYVRDGLVPDSLGLVRSHSNVVVLRTFSKAYGLAGARVGYAVGDPEIITALGKVYVPFTATSLSQAAAIASIDAAEELMARTDAVVEERTRVAAALRHAGYELPDSQANFVWLPLGPGRTADFVEQAANARLLVRPYGTDGVRVTIGAPYENDAFLEFAQGWI
- a CDS encoding TIGR03086 family metal-binding protein; the encoded protein is MPDVTYQQVSTPPIDELACAEATLTVLLSAIHPIAREDMSRQTPCREFDIAGLTEHLVSSITAIGGAAGAEFPDDDGDDAVDRRVVAAARSALDAWHRRGLDGTVSLGPGEFPAPAAVSILGLEFLVHGWDYAAAMDRELDVSDTLAQYVLDKAEAIITPEGREFAGFGQPVETRSDASAFERLLAFTGRSPQR